The following are encoded in a window of Rhizobium sp. WYJ-E13 genomic DNA:
- the xdhB gene encoding xanthine dehydrogenase molybdopterin binding subunit codes for MDKSAFEERKLINGQMHVSLRHDSAHKHVTGSADYIDDIPEPSDLLHGALGLSDRAHAEIVSMDLSEVQTYPGVVWVFTGKDIPGINDVSSNGSHDEPLLAETLVQFHGQPIFAVIAQTREIARRAARKAKIEYRDLPHWSDIDGAIENGSPLVITPMTLKRGEPETEMANAPRRLTGRMRIGGQEHFYLESHIAMAIPGEDDEVAVWSSTQHPSEIQHIVGQVLHIPSNAVTVNVRRMGGGFGGKETQGNQFAALAAIAAKKLKRAIKFRPDRDEDMSATGKRHDFRVDYELGFDEEGRIHAVDATYSARCGFSSDLSGPVTDRALFHADSSYFYPHVHLTSQPLKTHTVSNTAFRGFGGPQGMLGAERFIEEIAYVVGKDPLDIRKLNFYGQTGSGRTTTPYHQEVEDNIIARVVEELEDSADYRARRNAIVAFNRDSRYIRKGIALTPVKFGISFTMTAFNQAGALVHIYQDGSIHLNHGGTEMGQGLYTKVAQVLADSFQVDIDRVKITATTTGKVPNTSATAASSGSDLNGMAAFDAARQLKERLVAFAAEKWGVPASEVIFLPNRVRVGDIEVPFPDFIKQAYFARVQLSAAGFYKTPKIHWDRKAGRGTPFYYFAYGAACTEVSIDTLTGEYLIDRTDILHDVGRSLNPAIDIGQVEGAFVQGMGWLTTEELWWDDKGRLRTHAPSTYKIPLASDRPKIFNVRLAEWSENTEATIGRSKAVGEPPFMLAISVLEALSMAVASVANYRVCPRLDAPATPERVLMAVERMKRV; via the coding sequence ATGGACAAGTCCGCCTTCGAGGAACGCAAGCTCATCAACGGCCAGATGCATGTCTCGCTGCGCCATGATTCAGCGCATAAGCATGTCACCGGAAGTGCCGATTATATCGACGATATTCCTGAACCGTCCGATCTGCTGCACGGCGCGCTTGGCCTGTCCGACCGCGCCCATGCCGAGATTGTCTCGATGGATCTATCCGAGGTCCAGACCTATCCCGGCGTCGTCTGGGTCTTCACCGGCAAGGACATTCCCGGCATCAACGACGTCAGCTCCAACGGCAGTCATGACGAACCGCTGCTCGCCGAAACTCTGGTTCAATTCCACGGCCAGCCGATCTTCGCAGTGATCGCGCAAACCCGCGAGATTGCGCGGCGCGCCGCCCGCAAGGCAAAGATCGAATATCGCGACCTGCCGCACTGGAGCGATATCGATGGGGCTATTGAAAATGGCAGCCCGCTCGTCATCACGCCGATGACGCTGAAGCGCGGCGAGCCGGAAACGGAAATGGCCAACGCCCCGCGCCGGCTGACGGGCCGCATGCGCATCGGCGGCCAGGAGCATTTCTATCTCGAAAGCCATATCGCCATGGCGATCCCAGGCGAGGATGATGAGGTTGCTGTCTGGTCGTCCACACAGCACCCGAGCGAAATCCAGCATATCGTCGGACAAGTGCTGCACATCCCCTCGAACGCCGTGACCGTGAACGTGCGCCGCATGGGCGGCGGCTTCGGCGGCAAGGAAACGCAAGGCAACCAGTTCGCGGCCCTTGCGGCAATCGCCGCCAAGAAACTGAAGCGCGCCATCAAGTTCCGTCCGGATCGCGACGAGGATATGAGCGCCACCGGCAAGCGCCACGACTTCCGTGTCGATTACGAACTCGGCTTCGATGAGGAAGGCCGCATCCACGCCGTCGACGCCACCTATTCGGCCCGCTGCGGCTTCTCCTCCGACCTGTCAGGCCCGGTCACCGACCGCGCCCTCTTCCACGCCGATTCCAGCTATTTCTACCCGCATGTGCATCTGACCTCGCAGCCGCTGAAGACGCATACCGTCTCCAACACCGCCTTTCGCGGTTTCGGCGGGCCGCAGGGCATGCTCGGTGCCGAGCGCTTCATCGAGGAGATCGCCTATGTCGTCGGCAAGGATCCGCTCGATATCCGCAAGCTGAATTTCTACGGCCAGACGGGTTCGGGGCGCACGACCACGCCCTATCATCAGGAGGTCGAGGACAATATCATCGCCCGCGTGGTCGAGGAGTTGGAGGACAGCGCCGATTACCGCGCCCGCCGCAACGCCATCGTCGCCTTCAACCGCGACAGCCGCTATATCCGCAAGGGCATCGCCCTGACGCCGGTCAAATTCGGCATCTCCTTCACCATGACCGCCTTCAACCAGGCCGGCGCGCTCGTCCATATCTATCAGGACGGCTCGATCCACCTGAACCATGGCGGCACCGAAATGGGCCAGGGCCTCTACACCAAGGTGGCGCAGGTTCTTGCCGACAGTTTCCAGGTCGATATCGACAGGGTGAAGATCACGGCGACGACGACTGGCAAGGTGCCGAATACCTCGGCCACCGCCGCTTCTTCCGGTTCGGACCTGAACGGCATGGCCGCCTTCGATGCAGCCCGTCAGCTCAAGGAACGACTTGTCGCCTTTGCCGCGGAGAAATGGGGCGTTCCGGCCTCGGAAGTGATCTTCCTGCCTAACCGTGTGCGGGTCGGAGACATCGAAGTCCCCTTCCCCGATTTCATCAAGCAGGCCTATTTCGCCCGGGTGCAGCTCTCAGCCGCCGGCTTCTACAAGACGCCGAAAATCCATTGGGACCGCAAGGCCGGCCGCGGCACGCCTTTCTACTATTTCGCCTATGGCGCCGCCTGCACCGAAGTGTCGATCGACACGCTGACCGGCGAATATCTCATCGACCGCACCGATATCCTGCATGATGTCGGCCGCTCGTTGAACCCGGCGATCGATATCGGCCAGGTCGAAGGCGCCTTCGTTCAGGGCATGGGCTGGCTGACGACGGAAGAACTCTGGTGGGATGACAAGGGCCGCCTGCGCACGCATGCGCCTTCCACCTACAAGATCCCGCTCGCCTCCGACCGGCCGAAGATCTTCAACGTGCGCCTGGCAGAATGGTCCGAAAATACCGAAGCGACGATCGGCCGCTCGAAAGCCGTCGGCGAGCCACCCTTCATGCTGGCGATCTCAGTGCTGGAGGCTCTTTCCATGGCTGTCGCGAGCGTCGCGAATTATCGCGTCTGCCCGCGTCTCGATGCGCCCGCAACGCCTGAACGCGTGCTGATGGCGGTCGAGAGGATGAAGAGGGTGTAA
- the xdhC gene encoding xanthine dehydrogenase accessory protein XdhC codes for MTRREILSGFLPGSDFRAFLALQPETILVEVSGTQGSTPREAGTFMLVSARSVWGTIGGGQFEFIAIGNAREMLAGTGGTEMMDIPLGPEIGQCCGGRTQLRFRPVTDTVRDELEKKQEEETERLPEVYVFGAGHVGRALAASLAPLPLSVTVIETRRDELANLPASTKSRLVPMPEALVKDMPAGAALVILTHDHALDFLIAREALARTDFAYVGMIGSATKRATFASWLSHEAGGERSWLDRLTLPIGGSAVKDKRPEVIAAVTAAEILTALSAYRNRSSS; via the coding sequence ATGACGCGGCGCGAAATCCTTTCCGGTTTTCTGCCCGGCAGCGACTTCCGCGCCTTCCTGGCCCTCCAGCCTGAAACGATCCTCGTCGAAGTATCCGGCACGCAAGGTTCGACGCCGCGCGAGGCCGGCACCTTCATGCTGGTCTCGGCAAGGAGCGTCTGGGGCACGATCGGCGGCGGCCAGTTCGAATTCATCGCCATCGGCAATGCCCGCGAGATGCTTGCCGGCACCGGCGGCACGGAGATGATGGATATTCCGCTCGGACCGGAAATCGGCCAGTGCTGCGGCGGCCGCACGCAACTGCGCTTCCGGCCTGTGACGGATACGGTCAGGGATGAACTGGAGAAGAAACAGGAAGAAGAAACAGAACGTCTGCCCGAGGTCTATGTCTTCGGTGCCGGCCATGTCGGCCGTGCCTTAGCCGCATCCCTTGCTCCACTGCCGCTCTCGGTCACCGTCATCGAAACCCGTCGGGATGAGCTTGCCAATCTTCCCGCTTCGACGAAAAGCCGGTTGGTGCCGATGCCCGAAGCCTTGGTGAAAGACATGCCCGCTGGCGCGGCGCTCGTCATCCTCACCCACGATCATGCACTGGATTTCCTGATTGCTCGCGAGGCGCTTGCCCGCACCGATTTTGCCTATGTCGGCATGATCGGTTCTGCGACCAAGCGCGCCACCTTTGCAAGCTGGCTTTCCCACGAGGCAGGCGGCGAGCGCTCCTGGCTCGATCGCCTCACTTTGCCGATCGGCGGATCGGCGGTGAAGGACAAACGCCCCGAAGTGATCGCCGCCGTGACAGCAGCCGAAATCCTGACCGCACTTTCCGCCTATCGCAACCGATCGTCCTCGTAA